A single genomic interval of Immundisolibacter sp. harbors:
- a CDS encoding NAD-dependent epimerase/dehydratase family protein has translation MTNTSPGTVAITGATGFVGSAVARHLASQGWRLRLLARPGSESRLARLECAQTVSGSLTDPDALRLLLEGADALVHCAGAVRGATRADFDRVNVCGLAALLDATALRQQLRVVHISSLAAREPQLSDYAASKQAGETLLIKRLPSTQRVVLRPPAIYGPQDRELRPLLERMARGLALVPGRHEARFSLLHVDDLAAAVGCLLAQPASWGQTHEPDDGHPDGYSWPELIAAVARVTNRPARALRVPGTLLKAIGACNEWTARLIGGAPMLNRGKARELLWPNWVALGNASLAGSGWQPQFDLDRGLRNTLDHRFHHV, from the coding sequence TTGACTAATACCAGCCCCGGCACGGTCGCTATCACGGGCGCCACGGGCTTTGTCGGCAGCGCCGTTGCCCGGCACCTTGCAAGCCAGGGCTGGCGTCTGCGCTTGCTGGCTCGACCCGGCTCCGAGTCTCGCCTGGCACGCCTGGAATGCGCCCAGACCGTATCTGGCTCCCTCACCGACCCTGACGCACTGCGGCTCCTGCTAGAGGGAGCCGACGCGCTGGTGCATTGTGCCGGTGCCGTACGTGGCGCCACGCGTGCGGATTTCGACCGGGTCAACGTCTGCGGCCTTGCCGCGCTGCTTGATGCCACGGCATTGCGACAACAACTGCGCGTTGTGCACATCTCGTCACTCGCCGCACGCGAGCCGCAGCTTTCAGACTATGCCGCCAGCAAGCAAGCTGGCGAGACGCTCCTGATAAAGCGCTTGCCCTCAACGCAGCGGGTGGTATTGCGCCCCCCCGCCATCTACGGCCCGCAGGACCGTGAGCTTCGGCCGCTGCTGGAACGAATGGCGCGCGGGCTGGCGCTCGTTCCGGGGCGGCACGAGGCCCGCTTCTCGCTACTGCACGTGGATGACCTTGCCGCCGCGGTCGGCTGTCTGTTGGCGCAGCCAGCAAGCTGGGGGCAGACGCATGAACCTGACGATGGCCACCCTGACGGCTACAGCTGGCCGGAGCTGATCGCGGCTGTGGCCCGTGTGACGAATCGCCCGGCGCGGGCCCTGCGTGTGCCTGGCACTCTTTTGAAAGCGATCGGGGCATGCAACGAATGGACTGCGCGACTGATCGGCGGCGCGCCCATGCTCAACCGCGGGAAAGCACGCGAATTGCTGTGGCCAAACTGGGTCGCCCTCGGCAATGCCAGCCTCGCTGGTAGCGGCTGGCAGCCTCAGTTTGACCTTG
- a CDS encoding N-acetyltransferase family protein, giving the protein MNKAPDLRIEPLQGKVAMREFWSLPQRLYRDDPHAVASLLAERHELLSPRNPLFEHAFYQGWLAYRGNELVGRITAQVDRLYEQTHGERVGYFGLLEAQDDPAVFAALLARAEGWLREQGMTEVRGPFNLSINEECGLLVDGFDAPPMVMMGHALPYYAARLVEQGYVKAQDLLAYIVDTDFQFPPAAQRVLDRERGKVQLRPIDYKNMGRDIEILRDIFNDAWLGNWGFVPFTEAEFKALGSMLRWLVDPAFVQIAEVDGEPVAMLAMLPNINEAIAGLNGRLLPFGWAKLLWRLKVRHPKTVRVALMGVRQRHQRTRLGTALAMLVIDAARKAAVRRGATRAEMSWILDDNRGMRNIIESLGSRCYKRYRVYTKPL; this is encoded by the coding sequence GTGAATAAGGCGCCTGATTTACGCATCGAGCCGCTGCAGGGCAAGGTTGCCATGCGTGAGTTCTGGTCGCTGCCGCAGCGGCTTTATCGCGACGATCCTCACGCCGTGGCGTCGCTGCTGGCAGAGCGTCACGAGTTACTGTCGCCGCGGAATCCCCTGTTCGAACATGCCTTCTATCAGGGCTGGCTGGCCTATCGTGGCAACGAGCTGGTGGGCCGCATTACCGCTCAGGTGGACCGCCTTTATGAACAGACGCACGGTGAGCGGGTCGGTTATTTCGGCCTGCTGGAGGCGCAGGATGATCCGGCTGTTTTTGCCGCATTGCTTGCGCGCGCGGAAGGTTGGCTGCGGGAACAGGGCATGACCGAGGTTCGCGGTCCGTTCAACCTGTCCATTAACGAAGAATGTGGCTTGTTGGTCGACGGCTTTGATGCGCCACCGATGGTGATGATGGGTCATGCGCTGCCCTACTACGCGGCAAGGCTTGTTGAGCAGGGTTACGTCAAGGCTCAGGATCTTCTGGCCTACATCGTGGATACCGATTTCCAGTTCCCACCGGCGGCGCAGCGGGTGCTAGATCGCGAGCGCGGCAAAGTCCAGTTGCGACCCATTGACTACAAGAATATGGGTCGTGACATCGAGATCCTGCGCGATATCTTCAACGACGCGTGGCTAGGTAACTGGGGCTTTGTGCCGTTCACCGAGGCCGAATTCAAGGCGCTGGGATCAATGCTGCGCTGGCTGGTGGACCCGGCTTTTGTGCAGATTGCCGAAGTGGACGGCGAACCGGTGGCGATGCTTGCCATGCTGCCCAATATCAATGAGGCGATTGCCGGCTTGAACGGCCGCCTGCTGCCGTTTGGTTGGGCCAAATTGCTGTGGCGGCTCAAGGTGCGCCACCCCAAGACCGTGCGGGTGGCCCTGATGGGCGTGCGTCAGCGCCATCAACGCACGCGCCTGGGAACGGCGCTGGCGATGCTGGTGATCGATGCGGCGCGCAAGGCGGCGGTGCGCCGAGGTGCCACGCGGGCCGAGATGTCCTGGATACTGGACGACAACCGCGGCATGCGTAACATCATCGAATCGCTGGGCAGCCGTTGTTACAAGCGCTATCGCGTTTACACAAAACCCCTGTGA
- a CDS encoding nucleotidyltransferase family protein: MSGPFHAVVLAGDRGPDDPVARHAGVPSKALASVAGQPMLMRVLDALAASTAVAGVTLVGPEAAVLASCSPLAARVAGGELAWVAPAGSPSQSALRALAVLPGDVPVLLTTSDHALLRAPWVDQFCAAALESGKDAVVGLALHAAVQAAFPQSRRTALRFRGGAYCGCNLFAFLTPAGRRAPEFWQRVENERKRPQRIAAALGLGTLAAYALGRLTLEAGLDRLSRQVGASLGAVLLDDPHAAVDVDSVADFDLVQRLLKV, from the coding sequence GTGAGCGGTCCGTTCCACGCCGTGGTGCTGGCCGGCGACCGTGGTCCCGATGACCCGGTGGCGCGTCACGCGGGTGTGCCCTCGAAGGCCCTGGCATCAGTGGCCGGGCAACCGATGCTGATGCGCGTGCTGGATGCGCTGGCTGCCAGCACGGCGGTGGCTGGCGTCACGCTGGTGGGCCCGGAAGCCGCCGTTCTTGCTAGCTGCTCACCCCTGGCGGCACGGGTTGCCGGTGGCGAACTTGCCTGGGTGGCGCCGGCCGGCTCGCCGAGTCAAAGCGCGCTGCGGGCGCTGGCGGTGTTGCCTGGGGATGTGCCGGTGCTGCTCACCACGTCGGACCACGCCTTGTTGCGGGCTCCATGGGTGGACCAGTTTTGTGCCGCCGCGCTCGAAAGTGGCAAGGATGCGGTCGTCGGTCTGGCACTTCATGCCGCGGTGCAGGCGGCATTTCCGCAATCGCGGCGCACCGCGCTGCGTTTTCGTGGCGGCGCCTACTGCGGTTGCAATTTGTTCGCCTTCCTTACCCCCGCGGGGCGCCGGGCACCGGAGTTCTGGCAACGCGTGGAGAATGAGCGCAAGCGGCCGCAGCGAATTGCCGCCGCCCTGGGGCTCGGCACCCTGGCGGCTTATGCGCTTGGCCGGTTGACGCTGGAGGCGGGCCTTGATCGCTTGTCGCGGCAGGTTGGCGCCAGTTTGGGGGCTGTACTGCTGGACGATCCACACGCCGCGGTGGACGTGGATTCTGTCGCCGATTTCGATCTGGTGCAGCGACTGTTGAAAGTCTGA
- a CDS encoding fatty acyl-AMP ligase — MSGALRAAPLQAQEPNADLAHQPTPTRNTLALRFADFDTLTGALDYAAQGVTGSNFYDARGELSLTLPYRQLRQQAIELARRFAGLNLQRQSRVALVAETDADIVRLFFACQYAGLVPVPLPAAVHLGGREAYVQQLRAMLESCDASVAIAPAGFVDMLHMAATDMGLTFCGTPAQFGQLAPAELVPRAATADELAYLQYTSGSTRFPRGVMITHRTVMQNLQGIVRHGLGLGDDDRFMSWLPFYHDMGLVGLVFSPLAAQRSVDYLGTRDFAMRPRQWLALMSRNRASISFSPPFGYSLVSRRLRPTDVALYDLSAWRIAGVGAETIRAETLERFAATLHGSGFQSNAFLPCYGMAECSLAVSFAPLGQGVEADTVDAEALGNQRVARPAADPAENTSCFVNCGEVLPEHQLEIRDTSGRRLPDRRCGTIFVQGPSVMSGYFGDAEETARVLSADGWLNTGDVGYLADGRLFVTGREKDLFIINGRNIWPQDLEFLAEQQPELRPEDASAFAVPDADGSDLAVLVMQCREQDPLRRIDLVTRLQGLVKAELGIPCFIELVPPHTLPRTSSGKLSRSGARRDFMDRNAVGTVKPGVIAQRID, encoded by the coding sequence GTGAGTGGCGCGCTGCGCGCGGCGCCGCTCCAGGCCCAGGAACCCAACGCCGACCTCGCGCACCAGCCAACTCCGACGCGCAACACGCTGGCACTGCGTTTCGCGGATTTTGACACCCTGACCGGAGCGCTTGACTACGCCGCCCAGGGCGTGACTGGCAGCAATTTCTACGACGCCCGCGGCGAGTTGTCGCTAACACTTCCGTACCGACAATTGCGCCAACAGGCGATCGAGCTTGCCCGGCGCTTTGCCGGCCTCAATCTGCAGCGACAGTCACGGGTGGCGCTGGTCGCCGAAACCGACGCCGACATCGTGCGACTGTTCTTTGCCTGCCAGTACGCCGGTCTGGTACCCGTACCATTACCTGCCGCCGTCCACCTCGGCGGGCGCGAAGCCTATGTGCAGCAACTGCGCGCGATGCTCGAAAGCTGCGACGCCAGTGTTGCCATCGCGCCCGCGGGCTTTGTCGACATGCTGCACATGGCGGCGACCGACATGGGCCTGACTTTTTGCGGTACGCCCGCGCAGTTCGGGCAGCTAGCCCCGGCGGAATTGGTGCCGCGGGCGGCGACCGCCGATGAACTTGCCTACTTGCAGTACACCTCCGGCAGTACCCGCTTTCCGCGCGGGGTGATGATCACCCACCGGACCGTGATGCAGAACCTGCAGGGCATCGTGCGGCATGGTCTGGGCCTGGGCGACGACGACCGGTTCATGTCCTGGCTACCCTTTTATCACGACATGGGACTGGTCGGACTGGTGTTCTCACCGCTCGCCGCGCAGCGGTCGGTCGACTATCTGGGTACCCGCGATTTCGCCATGCGTCCCCGACAGTGGCTGGCGCTCATGTCTCGCAATCGCGCCAGCATTTCCTTCAGTCCACCTTTTGGTTACTCCCTGGTTTCACGGCGCCTGCGTCCTACCGATGTGGCGCTGTATGACCTGTCGGCCTGGCGTATCGCCGGGGTCGGTGCCGAGACCATTCGGGCGGAAACGCTGGAGCGTTTCGCTGCCACGTTGCACGGTAGTGGCTTTCAATCGAACGCCTTTCTCCCCTGCTACGGGATGGCCGAATGTTCGCTCGCAGTCAGTTTTGCCCCGCTGGGGCAGGGCGTCGAAGCCGATACAGTGGACGCCGAAGCGCTCGGCAATCAGCGTGTTGCCCGCCCGGCTGCTGATCCGGCCGAAAACACCAGCTGCTTCGTAAATTGCGGCGAGGTTTTGCCCGAACACCAACTGGAAATCCGTGACACCTCCGGGCGACGGCTGCCCGACCGCCGTTGTGGCACGATTTTCGTTCAGGGTCCGAGCGTCATGTCCGGCTATTTCGGCGACGCTGAGGAAACTGCCCGCGTGCTTTCGGCCGACGGCTGGCTGAATACCGGTGACGTGGGTTATCTCGCCGATGGCCGGCTATTTGTCACTGGCCGCGAGAAAGATCTGTTCATCATCAACGGACGCAATATCTGGCCTCAGGATCTCGAATTTCTGGCCGAACAGCAACCGGAGTTGCGTCCGGAAGATGCTTCGGCGTTTGCCGTGCCTGACGCCGATGGGAGTGATCTGGCGGTTCTCGTCATGCAGTGTCGTGAGCAAGACCCCCTGCGGCGCATAGACCTGGTCACGCGCCTGCAAGGTCTGGTCAAGGCAGAACTCGGCATCCCCTGCTTCATAGAACTGGTCCCGCCGCACACCTTGCCGCGCACGTCGTCCGGCAAACTGTCGCGCTCGGGTGCCAGGCGCGACTTCATGGACCGTAACGCCGTCGGCACAGTGAAACCGGGCGTTATTGCCCAACGCATTGACTAA
- a CDS encoding HIT family protein translates to MNATAVKFGDPETRIAHRGAWTVLLRPRQVTLGALVLVCEEPVATFGQVSAQAFADLRGVTQGIERMLQRAFTYDKINYLMLMMVDPDVHFHVLPRYAQARQFAGLTFTDPGWPNPADLAGDHPLGGEVRANLVSHLRGMWE, encoded by the coding sequence ATGAACGCCACTGCGGTAAAATTCGGGGACCCCGAAACCCGTATTGCCCACCGCGGCGCATGGACCGTGCTGCTGCGCCCGCGACAAGTGACCCTGGGCGCCCTGGTACTGGTGTGCGAGGAGCCGGTGGCCACGTTCGGACAGGTCAGTGCCCAGGCATTTGCTGATCTGCGCGGGGTCACTCAGGGGATCGAGCGCATGCTGCAACGTGCCTTCACCTACGACAAAATCAACTACCTAATGCTGATGATGGTGGACCCAGACGTGCATTTTCATGTGCTGCCGCGCTATGCGCAGGCCCGGCAATTTGCAGGGCTAACGTTTACCGACCCGGGGTGGCCGAATCCGGCCGACCTGGCGGGCGACCACCCGCTCGGTGGCGAGGTCCGGGCAAACCTTGTGTCGCACTTGAGGGGAATGTGGGAGTGA